From one Brevibacterium sp. 'Marine' genomic stretch:
- a CDS encoding HIT family protein — protein MATLFTKIINGEIPGTFVHQDDTCVALLDVAPMTEGHVMVVPREEISHWIDADGELLSHLTAVAKRIGEAQKQAFDCERIGLLIVGYEVPHLHIHVLPTNSMDDFDISDRAPMQTPEQLEAPAEKIRQALSELP, from the coding sequence ATGGCCACGCTGTTCACGAAGATCATCAACGGAGAGATCCCCGGCACGTTCGTCCATCAGGATGACACGTGCGTCGCACTCCTCGACGTCGCTCCGATGACGGAAGGTCACGTCATGGTCGTTCCGCGGGAGGAGATCTCCCACTGGATCGACGCCGATGGGGAACTTCTCTCTCACCTCACCGCGGTGGCGAAGAGGATCGGCGAAGCCCAGAAGCAGGCTTTCGACTGCGAGCGCATCGGTCTTCTCATCGTCGGCTACGAAGTGCCCCACCTGCACATCCACGTCCTGCCGACGAATTCGATGGATGACTTCGACATCTCCGACCGCGCCCCGATGCAGACTCCGGAGCAGCTGGAGGCACCCGCCGAGAAGATCCGGCAGGCACTCTCCGAGCTGCCCTGA
- the aceE gene encoding pyruvate dehydrogenase (acetyl-transferring), homodimeric type — protein MDNRNQGGPILNGLPSQVPDIDPEETAEWLASLDGLIDEGGRTRARYVMLRMLERSRQKQIGVPSLTATDYVNTIGPENEPWFPGDEEVERRYRRWNRWNAAMLVHRAQRPGVEVGGHISTYASSATLYEVGLNHFFRGKDHPGGGDHIFYQGHASPGMYARAYLEGRMSAEQLDGFRQQQSHFIDGKPQGLPSYPHPHQLPDFWEHPTVSMGLGPMNAIAQAQFDKYLHNRGIKDTSQQQTWAFLGDGELDEPESRGMLHVAAFEELDNLNFVINCNLQRLDGPVRGNGKIMQELESYFRGAGWNVIKVVWGREWDALLAKDRDGALVNLMNATPDGDYQTYKGESGGFVRDNFFGRDPRTKAMVEDYSDEQIWNLKRGGHDYRKVFAAYKAAMEHTGQPTVILVKTVKGYSLGPHFEARNATHQMKKLTVDDLKLARDHFQIPISDKELEDNPKLPPYYHPGADAPEIKYMQERRTELGGYSPERRSTRIDLKLPSDKAYQAGRRGSGKQEIATTMGFVRVLKDLMREKEFGHRIVPIIPDEARTFGMDSFFPTAKIYNPHGQNYISVDRDLFLAYKEATDGQLLHVGINEAGATAALTAVGTSYATHGEPMIPFYIFYSMFGFQRTGDFFWAAGDQMARGFVLGATAGRTTLVAEGLQHGDGHSHVLASTYPSVVSYDPAYSYEIAHIVKDGIHRMYDPADERDPDVLYYITMYNEPMVQPAEPEDLDVDGVLKGLYLLKKGPDNGGPKVQLMASGVGVPWVLEAQELLDQDWGVSADVWSVTSWTELRRDGLDAENERLKNPQSEPRIPYVTEKMAETEGPVIATSDYMRAVPDQIRQYVPSHFTSLGTDGYGISDTRPAARRYYLVDGPSVVTQALISLADTGKISIDKAAEAAEKYQLHDVRAGSSGSTEGAGA, from the coding sequence GTGGACAATCGGAATCAGGGCGGACCCATCCTCAACGGGCTGCCCAGCCAGGTGCCCGACATCGACCCGGAGGAGACCGCCGAATGGCTGGCCTCCCTCGACGGCCTCATCGACGAGGGCGGTCGGACGCGAGCTCGCTATGTCATGCTGCGCATGCTCGAGCGCTCGCGCCAGAAGCAGATCGGCGTGCCCAGCCTCACCGCCACCGACTACGTCAATACCATCGGCCCGGAGAACGAACCCTGGTTCCCCGGTGATGAAGAGGTCGAGCGCCGCTACCGTCGCTGGAACCGCTGGAATGCCGCCATGCTCGTCCACCGCGCCCAGCGCCCCGGCGTCGAGGTCGGCGGACACATCTCCACCTACGCCTCGTCGGCGACCCTCTACGAGGTCGGCCTCAACCACTTCTTCCGGGGCAAGGACCATCCCGGCGGCGGCGACCACATCTTCTACCAGGGGCACGCCTCCCCCGGCATGTACGCCCGCGCCTACCTCGAAGGCCGGATGAGCGCCGAGCAGCTAGACGGGTTCCGTCAGCAGCAGTCGCACTTCATCGACGGCAAGCCGCAGGGGCTGCCGTCCTACCCGCACCCGCACCAGCTGCCGGACTTCTGGGAGCACCCGACGGTGTCGATGGGGCTGGGACCGATGAACGCGATCGCGCAGGCACAGTTCGACAAGTACCTGCACAACCGCGGGATCAAGGACACGTCGCAGCAGCAGACCTGGGCCTTCCTCGGCGACGGCGAGCTCGACGAGCCCGAGAGCCGCGGCATGCTGCACGTCGCCGCCTTCGAAGAGCTCGACAACCTCAACTTCGTCATCAACTGCAACCTGCAGCGCCTCGACGGACCCGTCCGCGGCAACGGCAAGATCATGCAGGAGCTCGAGTCGTACTTCCGCGGTGCCGGCTGGAACGTCATCAAGGTCGTCTGGGGACGCGAATGGGACGCACTGCTGGCCAAGGACCGCGACGGTGCCCTCGTCAACCTGATGAACGCCACCCCCGACGGCGACTACCAGACCTACAAGGGTGAGTCCGGCGGGTTCGTGCGCGACAACTTCTTCGGCCGGGACCCGCGGACGAAGGCGATGGTCGAGGACTACAGCGATGAGCAGATCTGGAACCTCAAGCGCGGCGGCCACGACTACCGCAAGGTCTTCGCCGCCTACAAAGCCGCGATGGAGCACACCGGCCAGCCCACCGTCATCCTCGTCAAGACGGTCAAGGGCTACTCGCTCGGACCTCACTTCGAGGCCCGCAACGCCACACACCAGATGAAGAAGCTCACGGTCGACGATCTCAAGCTCGCCCGTGACCACTTCCAGATCCCGATCTCGGACAAAGAGCTCGAGGACAACCCGAAGCTGCCCCCGTACTACCACCCGGGAGCCGACGCTCCCGAGATCAAGTACATGCAGGAGCGTCGTACAGAACTCGGCGGCTACTCGCCCGAGCGGCGCTCGACCCGTATCGATCTCAAGCTGCCCTCCGACAAGGCCTACCAGGCCGGTCGCCGCGGTTCCGGCAAGCAGGAGATCGCCACCACGATGGGCTTCGTGCGTGTGCTCAAGGATCTCATGCGGGAGAAGGAATTCGGTCACCGCATCGTCCCGATCATCCCTGACGAGGCTCGCACCTTCGGCATGGACTCGTTCTTCCCGACGGCCAAGATCTACAACCCGCACGGGCAGAACTACATCTCCGTCGACCGCGACCTGTTCCTCGCCTACAAGGAGGCCACGGACGGTCAGCTGCTCCACGTCGGCATCAACGAAGCCGGAGCGACCGCGGCGCTGACCGCCGTCGGCACCTCGTACGCCACGCACGGCGAGCCGATGATCCCGTTCTACATCTTCTACTCGATGTTCGGCTTCCAGCGCACCGGTGACTTCTTCTGGGCCGCCGGTGACCAGATGGCCCGCGGCTTCGTCCTCGGTGCCACCGCGGGACGCACCACCCTCGTGGCAGAAGGCCTGCAGCACGGCGACGGGCACTCCCATGTGCTCGCCTCGACGTACCCGTCCGTGGTCTCCTACGACCCGGCCTACAGCTACGAGATCGCCCATATCGTCAAGGACGGCATCCACCGGATGTACGATCCCGCCGACGAGCGCGACCCCGACGTGCTCTACTACATCACGATGTACAACGAGCCGATGGTCCAGCCGGCTGAACCGGAGGACCTCGACGTCGACGGCGTGCTCAAGGGCCTCTACCTGCTGAAGAAGGGACCCGACAACGGCGGACCGAAGGTTCAGCTCATGGCCTCCGGCGTCGGTGTGCCGTGGGTGCTCGAGGCGCAGGAGCTGCTCGATCAGGACTGGGGCGTCTCGGCCGATGTGTGGTCGGTCACCTCGTGGACGGAGCTGCGCCGCGACGGACTCGACGCCGAGAACGAGCGTCTGAAGAACCCGCAGTCCGAACCGCGCATCCCGTACGTGACCGAAAAGATGGCCGAGACCGAAGGCCCGGTCATCGCCACCTCGGACTATATGCGCGCGGTTCCCGACCAGATCCGTCAGTACGTGCCCAGCCACTTCACCTCGCTGGGCACCGACGGATACGGAATCTCGGACACCCGTCCCGCGGCACGTCGCTACTACCTCGTCGACGGCCCGTCCGTGGTCACGCAGGCGCTCATCTCGCTGGCCGACACCGGAAAGATCTCGATCGACAAGGCCGCCGAGGCGGCTGAGAAGTACCAGCTCCACGATGTCCGTGCCGGCAGCTCGGGTTCGACAGAGGGGGCTGGCGCCTGA
- a CDS encoding TetR family transcriptional regulator produces the protein MALTAESITTTALTILSHYGLGDLSMRRLARELEVQPSALYWHVKDKQSLLILISRRLKAEVDALSPVVADPLAAAMSLREVLLKYRDGAEIVLLGYSIAPGDVTPEALAADRLGAELSHGILTLTLGAVAVEQNRRLFAIDPADAAENFAANASLLLRSSR, from the coding sequence TTGGCACTGACAGCCGAAAGCATCACCACCACTGCTCTGACCATCCTGTCGCACTACGGTCTCGGCGATCTGTCCATGCGCCGACTCGCCCGTGAACTCGAGGTTCAGCCCTCGGCGCTGTACTGGCACGTCAAGGACAAGCAGTCCCTTCTCATCCTCATCTCCCGACGCCTCAAGGCCGAAGTCGATGCCCTCAGTCCCGTCGTCGCGGATCCACTCGCCGCAGCCATGTCTCTGCGCGAGGTGCTGCTGAAATACCGTGACGGAGCCGAGATCGTGCTGCTCGGCTATTCGATCGCACCGGGGGACGTCACGCCTGAAGCCTTGGCGGCCGATCGGCTGGGTGCCGAACTCTCTCACGGAATCCTCACGCTCACGCTCGGCGCCGTGGCCGTCGAGCAGAACCGCAGACTCTTCGCGATCGACCCCGCCGATGCGGCAGAGAATTTCGCCGCCAATGCCTCACTCCTGCTGCGTTCTTCACGGTGA
- a CDS encoding ACP S-malonyltransferase gives MLAITCPGQGAQKTGFLSSFLELDAFSAQIDELSTASGIDLRLHGTESDDETIKDTAVAQPLLVASAIACAAELGVSPAVVAGHSVGEIAAAQIAGIFSAADAMRFVKVRADGMAAAAAATPTGMSAVVGGQPDDVLAAIEAAGASPANVNGGGQTVAAGSLEALEALAENPPERARVIPLAVAGAFHTEFMAAATAELAAAASAMEVSDPAASILSNSDGTAVETGREYVDRLVRQVTHPVRWDLCQETLLNSGVTGMIELVPGGTLTGIARRAMKGVETFAIKSAADLDGAREFAAAHA, from the coding sequence GTGCTTGCAATCACCTGTCCGGGCCAGGGAGCCCAGAAGACCGGTTTCCTGAGTTCGTTCCTCGAACTCGACGCCTTCTCGGCACAGATCGACGAACTCTCGACCGCCTCGGGGATCGACCTGCGTCTGCACGGAACCGAATCCGATGACGAGACGATCAAGGACACCGCGGTGGCACAGCCTCTGCTCGTCGCTTCCGCCATCGCCTGCGCTGCCGAGCTCGGTGTCAGTCCTGCCGTCGTCGCCGGACACTCCGTGGGAGAGATCGCCGCCGCGCAGATCGCCGGCATCTTCTCCGCTGCCGATGCCATGCGCTTCGTCAAGGTTCGTGCCGATGGAATGGCCGCAGCTGCCGCCGCCACTCCGACCGGGATGTCCGCGGTGGTCGGCGGCCAGCCCGACGACGTCCTCGCCGCGATCGAGGCCGCCGGGGCGAGCCCCGCCAATGTCAACGGCGGAGGTCAGACCGTGGCCGCCGGATCTCTCGAAGCGCTCGAGGCACTGGCAGAGAATCCGCCCGAGCGCGCTCGAGTCATTCCGCTGGCCGTGGCCGGTGCCTTCCATACCGAGTTCATGGCTGCCGCCACCGCAGAACTCGCTGCCGCCGCCTCGGCGATGGAGGTCTCCGATCCCGCTGCATCGATCCTCAGCAACTCCGACGGAACTGCCGTCGAAACCGGGCGCGAGTACGTCGACCGTCTGGTCAGGCAGGTCACGCACCCCGTGCGCTGGGATCTGTGCCAGGAGACGCTGCTGAACTCCGGAGTCACCGGAATGATCGAACTCGTCCCCGGTGGCACCCTGACCGGAATCGCTCGACGCGCCATGAAGGGCGTCGAGACCTTCGCAATCAAATCGGCCGCCGACCTCGACGGCGCGCGTGAGTTCGCGGCAGCCCACGCCTGA
- a CDS encoding Lrp/AsnC family transcriptional regulator has translation MSQNVSLDATDRRLLQELNADARASGAVLAAAVGISESTVSLRLKRLRSLGVIRGFHIDVDPTALGVGLQALVSIRLAKHDRAEIDAFTAAAPKFPGVVRMYHMAGADDYLLHIVATDAAAVQSFVLDYLTRYPAVAHTRTNLIYRVEDGSAWIPEES, from the coding sequence ATGTCGCAGAATGTCTCACTCGATGCCACCGATCGTCGCCTCCTGCAGGAGCTCAACGCCGATGCTCGGGCCTCGGGCGCAGTCCTGGCCGCGGCCGTCGGGATCTCCGAATCGACGGTCTCCCTGCGCCTCAAACGACTGAGATCTCTCGGCGTCATCCGCGGATTCCATATCGATGTCGATCCGACAGCACTGGGCGTGGGCCTGCAGGCGCTCGTATCGATTCGCCTGGCCAAGCATGATCGCGCTGAGATCGATGCGTTCACTGCGGCCGCCCCGAAGTTTCCGGGGGTGGTGCGGATGTACCATATGGCCGGAGCTGACGACTATCTGCTGCATATCGTCGCCACCGATGCTGCCGCTGTGCAGTCCTTCGTGCTCGACTATCTCACCCGGTATCCCGCTGTCGCGCATACGCGCACGAACCTCATCTATCGGGTCGAGGACGGCTCGGCATGGATCCCCGAGGAGTCCTGA
- a CDS encoding DUF2249 domain-containing protein, whose amino-acid sequence MADEPVIDVRSIPKPERHPLIIKAYEELEIGTGLILINDHPPEGLRAELAREFAEAVGWEPLEGTEDEVRVRIVRRASTPAPRVVLNVAELSETVDDSGSVWQLPTQHRDLDANVIVLAPGGEIREHTGPSLDVLIHILAGAGTLETETGTIGLSPGQIVWLPRRSRRRFLADAEAGLQYFSVHQRKQGLSITSRS is encoded by the coding sequence GTGGCAGACGAACCCGTCATCGACGTCCGGAGCATACCGAAGCCGGAGCGGCATCCGCTCATCATCAAAGCGTATGAGGAACTCGAGATCGGCACCGGCCTGATCCTCATCAATGACCACCCGCCCGAGGGTCTGCGTGCGGAGTTGGCACGCGAGTTCGCCGAGGCGGTCGGATGGGAGCCGCTGGAGGGCACCGAGGATGAGGTCCGGGTGCGCATCGTCCGCCGTGCGTCCACCCCTGCGCCTCGCGTCGTCCTCAACGTCGCCGAACTCAGCGAGACTGTCGATGATTCCGGGTCCGTCTGGCAGCTGCCGACGCAGCACCGTGACCTCGATGCGAACGTCATCGTGCTGGCCCCGGGCGGTGAGATCCGCGAACACACCGGCCCGTCTCTCGACGTCCTCATCCACATCCTCGCTGGTGCCGGCACCCTCGAGACCGAAACGGGAACGATCGGCCTGTCCCCCGGTCAGATCGTATGGCTGCCCCGACGCTCCCGCCGTCGTTTCCTGGCCGACGCCGAGGCGGGGCTGCAGTACTTCTCGGTCCATCAGCGCAAACAGGGGCTGAGCATCACCTCTCGCAGCTGA
- a CDS encoding MerR family transcriptional regulator — MDWSIQEIARLTGTTSRTLRHYDNIGLLPPTSIAANGYRCYDEAALVRLQRILLLKELGLPLTTIAEVLDRRDDPVEALSQHLVSLGRERDRLDRQLAAVTVTITRLKAGEPLMAEEMFDGFDHREYKEEVTRRWGADAYRRGDEWWSRKSPEEQQEWKARVSALSEDWIAAAEAGAGPESDRCQDLARRHVEWLRAVPGTPANDPDGDLAGYVRGLGQMYVDDPRFAANYGGTGGAQLVRDALERYLVTRGL, encoded by the coding sequence ATGGACTGGTCCATTCAGGAAATCGCACGGCTGACGGGAACGACGAGCCGAACCCTGCGTCACTATGACAACATCGGTCTGCTGCCGCCGACCTCCATCGCCGCCAATGGCTATCGCTGCTACGACGAAGCGGCTCTGGTGCGTCTCCAGCGCATCTTGCTGCTCAAGGAGCTGGGTCTGCCGTTGACGACGATCGCCGAGGTCCTCGACCGGAGAGACGATCCGGTCGAGGCGCTGTCGCAGCATCTGGTCTCACTCGGACGCGAGAGAGACCGGCTCGACCGACAGCTCGCCGCCGTCACCGTCACCATCACCCGACTGAAAGCAGGTGAGCCGCTCATGGCTGAAGAGATGTTCGATGGCTTCGACCATCGCGAATACAAGGAGGAAGTGACCAGGCGCTGGGGTGCCGATGCCTATCGACGGGGAGACGAATGGTGGTCCCGTAAGTCCCCGGAGGAGCAGCAGGAGTGGAAGGCCCGCGTCTCGGCTCTGTCCGAGGATTGGATCGCCGCCGCCGAGGCGGGGGCCGGGCCCGAATCGGACCGCTGCCAGGACCTCGCTCGACGTCATGTCGAATGGCTGCGCGCAGTTCCGGGCACACCCGCGAACGATCCCGACGGAGACCTCGCAGGGTATGTGCGCGGCCTCGGGCAGATGTACGTCGACGACCCCCGGTTCGCAGCGAACTACGGCGGCACCGGCGGAGCCCAACTCGTCAGGGACGCACTCGAGCGCTACCTCGTGACTCGCGGCCTCTGA
- a CDS encoding PLP-dependent aspartate aminotransferase family protein, whose amino-acid sequence MTSMHPETRMVHGGMDGLAASGVHVPAIDLSTTNPVNDVRTGGDSYESLAGGHPLKEGDSPVYQRLWQPGVARFESALAELENAESAVAFATGMAAMTAALLAAVDAGTPHIVAVRPLYGGSDHLLESGLLGTSVTWAEEDQIAESIREDTGLVIVETPANPSLDLVDISSVVAAAGDVPVLVDNTFCTPVLQRPIDHGAALVLHSATKYLGGHGDAMGGIIATNTDWAMRLRRVRAITGALLHPMGAYLLHRGLRTLAVRMRAAQDTAGELARRLQTRPEIARVHYPGFADSDPRGLVGSQMRGGGAMIAIELAGGFDAARTFVEHCDLIVHAVSLGGADTLIQHPASLTHRPVAATAKPGDGLVRLSVGLEHVDDLARDLFSALDAIREAA is encoded by the coding sequence ATGACATCGATGCACCCTGAGACCCGCATGGTCCACGGCGGAATGGACGGCCTCGCAGCGTCAGGCGTTCATGTCCCCGCGATCGACCTCTCCACCACCAACCCGGTCAACGACGTCCGCACGGGCGGAGATTCCTACGAGAGCCTTGCCGGCGGACATCCCTTGAAAGAGGGAGATTCCCCTGTCTACCAACGTCTGTGGCAGCCCGGTGTGGCACGGTTCGAATCCGCGCTCGCCGAATTGGAGAACGCCGAATCAGCCGTGGCCTTCGCCACGGGAATGGCTGCCATGACTGCCGCACTCCTCGCCGCAGTCGACGCCGGGACACCCCATATCGTCGCCGTCCGTCCCCTCTATGGGGGCAGTGACCACCTGCTCGAGTCCGGCCTGCTCGGCACCTCAGTGACCTGGGCGGAAGAGGACCAGATCGCCGAGTCGATCCGTGAAGACACCGGGCTCGTCATCGTCGAGACACCGGCGAACCCCAGCCTCGACCTCGTCGACATAAGCTCGGTCGTCGCTGCAGCGGGAGACGTGCCGGTACTGGTCGACAACACCTTCTGCACCCCTGTGCTCCAACGGCCGATCGATCACGGGGCCGCTCTCGTGCTCCACAGCGCCACGAAATACCTCGGCGGTCACGGAGACGCGATGGGCGGAATCATTGCGACGAATACAGACTGGGCCATGCGACTGCGCCGGGTGCGCGCCATCACCGGAGCCCTCCTGCACCCGATGGGCGCCTATCTCCTCCACCGAGGGCTGCGGACTCTCGCCGTGCGGATGCGTGCGGCCCAGGACACCGCAGGCGAACTCGCGCGCCGACTCCAGACGCGCCCGGAGATCGCCCGCGTCCACTACCCCGGCTTCGCCGACTCCGATCCGCGCGGGCTTGTCGGCTCGCAGATGCGCGGCGGCGGGGCGATGATCGCCATCGAACTGGCCGGCGGATTCGACGCGGCCCGGACCTTCGTCGAACACTGCGACCTCATCGTCCACGCGGTCTCGCTCGGCGGTGCCGACACGCTCATCCAGCACCCGGCCTCACTCACCCACCGGCCCGTAGCGGCCACCGCGAAGCCCGGGGACGGCCTCGTCCGCCTGTCGGTCGGGCTCGAACACGTCGACGACCTCGCACGAGACCTCTTCTCGGCCCTCGACGCCATCCGCGAAGCGGCCTGA
- a CDS encoding helix-turn-helix domain-containing protein → MMSDAETLRRRAETARRLRAGVGVLSSVTLQRLEAQLPWYRSMSSSDRSWVGLLAQSGISSFVDWYRKPDTNLRVVSDIFKTAPRDLIRAISLQQTLQLLKIVVEVVEERVPDIARPVEQPALREAVLVYSREIAFAAADVYARAAEARGSWDARLEAMVVDALVRGDSVDELASRTAAFGWQSEGPVCVIVGRAPQRSAKKGLDGIRRKASRWADDALVGIHDNRLLIVLGGVTELDDAVEDLSDCFGPSEVIVGPAVPGLAEAATSAKAAIRALKAATARPDSPRPVKADDLLPERALSGDRMALNELIERYYEPLTSGTGQLLKTVSAYVEFGSSLEATAKALSVHPNTVRYRLRKITDAIGLDPTTSRDAFVIHIALVYGRLSEDGVLSTSNKSQ, encoded by the coding sequence ATGATGTCTGATGCCGAGACCCTGCGCCGTCGCGCCGAAACCGCCCGCAGGCTGCGTGCCGGAGTGGGTGTCCTGTCATCGGTGACTCTGCAGCGACTGGAGGCGCAGCTGCCCTGGTACCGCTCGATGTCGTCGTCCGACCGTTCCTGGGTGGGCCTGCTGGCCCAGTCCGGCATCTCCTCGTTCGTCGACTGGTACCGCAAACCCGACACGAACCTGCGCGTGGTCTCCGACATCTTCAAGACAGCACCACGCGATCTCATCCGTGCCATCAGCCTGCAGCAGACCCTGCAGCTGCTCAAGATCGTCGTCGAGGTCGTCGAGGAGCGCGTCCCGGACATCGCTCGCCCGGTCGAACAGCCGGCCCTGCGCGAAGCCGTGCTCGTCTATTCCCGTGAGATCGCGTTCGCCGCCGCCGACGTCTATGCCCGTGCCGCCGAGGCTCGCGGCAGCTGGGATGCCCGCCTCGAAGCGATGGTCGTCGACGCTCTCGTCCGCGGAGACTCCGTCGATGAGCTCGCCAGCCGCACCGCGGCCTTCGGCTGGCAGTCCGAAGGACCCGTGTGCGTCATCGTCGGCCGCGCCCCGCAGCGCTCGGCGAAGAAGGGACTGGACGGCATCCGCCGCAAGGCCAGTCGGTGGGCCGATGATGCCCTCGTCGGCATCCACGACAACCGGCTGCTCATCGTCCTGGGCGGAGTCACAGAACTCGACGATGCCGTCGAGGACCTCTCTGACTGCTTCGGACCCTCCGAGGTCATCGTCGGGCCCGCAGTGCCGGGCCTCGCCGAGGCTGCCACCTCGGCGAAGGCGGCGATCCGGGCACTCAAAGCCGCGACCGCCCGCCCGGATTCCCCACGCCCCGTCAAAGCCGATGACCTTCTGCCCGAACGTGCACTGTCCGGGGACCGGATGGCCTTGAACGAACTCATCGAACGCTATTACGAACCGCTGACCTCGGGCACCGGACAGCTGCTGAAGACCGTGAGCGCCTATGTCGAATTCGGGTCATCACTCGAGGCCACGGCCAAGGCACTGTCAGTGCACCCGAACACCGTGCGCTACCGGCTGCGCAAGATCACCGACGCCATCGGACTCGACCCGACGACTTCACGTGATGCCTTCGTCATCCACATCGCCTTGGTGTATGGGCGACTGTCCGAGGACGGCGTATTGTCGACCAGCAACAAATCGCAGTGA
- a CDS encoding DUF3052 domain-containing protein, whose product MSNSASERTSSTSTLANELGHNLGLNKGDYVQEVGYDDDVDQALCEAIENIIGDKIADGEEDDVYDVILMWWRSDDDDLIDGLVDAQTTLKEGGVVWLLSPKANRPGHISPAEISEAAPTAGMHVTSTVSAADDWAGFRLVGKKNYS is encoded by the coding sequence ATGAGCAACTCCGCTTCTGAAAGGACATCCTCCACTTCGACCCTCGCAAACGAGCTGGGCCACAACCTCGGTTTGAACAAGGGCGACTACGTGCAAGAGGTCGGCTATGACGACGACGTCGATCAGGCGCTCTGCGAGGCGATCGAGAACATCATCGGAGACAAGATCGCCGATGGCGAAGAGGATGACGTCTACGACGTGATCCTCATGTGGTGGCGGTCGGACGACGATGATCTCATCGACGGCCTCGTCGACGCCCAGACCACATTGAAGGAGGGCGGAGTCGTGTGGCTGCTCAGCCCGAAGGCGAACCGTCCGGGACACATCAGCCCCGCCGAGATCTCCGAAGCGGCGCCCACCGCCGGAATGCACGTGACTTCCACGGTCAGTGCCGCCGATGACTGGGCCGGATTCCGGCTCGTGGGCAAGAAGAACTATTCATGA
- a CDS encoding DUF1801 domain-containing protein encodes MAENKTQPTDVDVAAYLDAVTPEKRREDGIALDAIFRDVTGEEPVMWGPSIVGYGRYHYRSPVNPRSHGEWPATGFSPRKSQLSLYGLKDLPEGAKLLPQLGTYTEGAGCVYVRRLENIDEAVLRRLIAIAAARPDDPEPGR; translated from the coding sequence ATGGCAGAGAACAAGACCCAGCCGACCGATGTCGATGTCGCCGCGTACCTCGATGCCGTGACTCCGGAGAAGCGCAGGGAGGACGGAATCGCCCTCGACGCGATCTTCCGCGATGTCACCGGCGAAGAGCCCGTCATGTGGGGACCATCGATCGTCGGCTACGGCCGGTACCACTACCGATCACCTGTGAACCCGCGCAGTCACGGTGAGTGGCCGGCGACGGGTTTCTCCCCGCGCAAGAGCCAGCTCTCGCTGTACGGGCTCAAGGACCTGCCGGAAGGGGCGAAGCTGCTCCCGCAGCTCGGAACGTACACCGAGGGCGCCGGGTGCGTCTATGTGCGTCGCCTGGAGAACATCGACGAGGCGGTGCTGCGCAGGCTCATCGCGATCGCCGCGGCCCGTCCGGATGATCCGGAGCCGGGACGCTGA
- a CDS encoding redoxin domain-containing protein — protein MILRPGDRAPDLTLPDHLGSVVTLTEADPRSAVVLAFVPFAFSPICGDELAALDRWQDRMRQDSLAVDVVVVSADSKYTLAAWARQAATDVTLASDFWPHGDAARAFGVFDEFHGVAERGVFVISPAGTIVSGRQVARTETRDFSEDFAAALSSL, from the coding sequence ATGATCCTGAGGCCCGGTGATCGGGCCCCGGATCTCACCCTCCCCGATCACCTCGGATCGGTCGTCACCCTCACCGAGGCGGACCCGCGTTCCGCGGTCGTGCTTGCATTCGTTCCGTTCGCCTTCTCTCCGATCTGCGGAGACGAACTCGCCGCCCTCGACCGGTGGCAGGACAGGATGCGGCAGGACTCCCTCGCCGTTGACGTCGTCGTCGTGTCTGCGGACTCCAAATACACTTTGGCGGCGTGGGCCCGTCAGGCTGCAACCGACGTCACCTTGGCCTCGGATTTCTGGCCTCATGGTGATGCGGCGCGTGCGTTCGGCGTCTTCGATGAGTTCCACGGAGTCGCCGAACGAGGAGTCTTCGTCATCTCACCTGCGGGTACGATCGTCAGTGGCAGGCAAGTTGCCCGCACCGAGACTCGGGACTTCTCCGAGGATTTCGCCGCGGCGCTTTCCAGCCTGTGA